Part of the Ruegeria sp. THAF33 genome, CGGAGCATGGCTGTTCCTACCGCGAACCCGGAGGTTTCATCCGCCGTCTGCGTGAAGACGAAGGCACGTGGCTTGGTCACGTTCTGGAACATTGTGCCATCGAGGTTCAGAACGTAGCGGGCACTGACGTGACCTTTGGCCGGACACGCGGCACAGGTGAGCCGGGCCAGTACAACATGGTGTATGAATACCGTCAGCGCGACGTTGGGCTGGACGCAGGGAAGCTGGCAATGCGGTTGCTGATGAATCTGTTGCCTCAATCCCTGAAAGATCTGGTGGATTACGATTTCGACCCGGACTTTAACTGGGACGACGAACTGCGCAGCTTTGTTCTGCGCGCGCAGCGCAAGGAATTCGGCCCGTCGACCGGGTCGCTGGTCAAGGCGGCGCAAGAACGCGACATTCCCTGGATCAGACTCAACTCTGGCTCGCTGGTGCAATTCGGGCACGGCAAATACCAGAAACGCATTCAGGCGACGATTACATCCGAGACCAAACATATCTCGGTCGAGATTTCCTGCGATAAGGAAGATACCCACAACCTGCTGAACGATCTTGGCCTGCCGGTTCCACAGCAGCGCATGGTCTATTCCGCCCGCGAAGCTGTGCGTGCTGCGGCGCGCATTGGCCATCCGGTGGTCGTCAAACCATTGAACGCCAATCATGGGCGGGGCGTTTCGATCAATTTGAACTCGGATGAAGAGGTCGAGGCTGGCTTCGCCGAAGCAAAGGAACATTCCCGCAGCCGCGCCATTCTGGTGGAGAGCTTTGTCACCGGGTTCGATCACCGGATGCTTGTGGTGGACAACAAGCTTGTTGCGGTGGCCAAACGGGTTCCAGGCCATGTGGTCGGTGATGGCACGCACACGATTGCCGAGTTGGTCGATATCGTGAACGAAGACCCGCGCCGAGGCATCGGGCATGAAAAAGTGCTGACCATGCTCGAGATCGATACTCAGGCCATGCGCCTTATGGATGCCGCAGGCGTAACCGAAGAGACCGTCTTGCCGGACGGTGAAATTTTCTATCTGCGTTCGACGGCAAACCTTTCGACCGGCGGCACTGCGATCGACCTGACAGATGTGGTCCATCCCGACAACCGCGACATGGCGGAACGAGCCATAATGGCGGTTGGGCTGGATGTTGGCGGCGTCGATTTCCTGATCGATGACATCACCAAATCCTACAAAGACATCGGTGGTGCCATTGTCGAAGTGAACGCAGCACCCGGTTTCCGCATGCATGTGGCGCCATCCGAAGGACAACCGCGCGATGTAGCCGGCAAAGTGATCGACATGCTGTTTCCAGCCAATGAGGAAACCCGCATTCCGATCGCTGCGATCACCGGCACCAACGGCAAGACGACGACGTCCCGAATGCTGGGCCATATTATGAAGACCAGCGGCAAAACCGTTGGCATGACCTCGACCGACGGGGTCTATGTCGATGGTAAGTTGAGCGTCAAGGGTGACATGACCGGGCCAAAATCCGCGCAGATCGTCTTGCGCGACCCGATGGTTGATTTTGCCGTGATGGAAACCGCGCGCGGCGGGCTTGTGCGGTCTGGTCTGGGATACCAGCGCTCGAACGTGGCGGCATGCCTTAACGTTTCGGCCGACCATCTTGGCCTTGGCGGCATAAACACAGTCGAGGAACTGGCCGTGGTGAAACGCGTGGTGGTGGAAAGCGCGACGGATACTGCGGTTCTGAATGCTGATGACATCAATTGTCTGAAAATGGCTGACTACGCCGGGGCGGATCAGATTTTCTACGTCACGACCAACCCCGGCCACAGCCTGGTCAAGGAACATATCAAGGCGGGCGGAAAGGCCATTGTTCTGGAAAAAGGCATGAATGGAGACATGCTGACGATCTATGACAACGGGCTTCACATTCCGGTCCTGTGGTCGCATCTGATCCCCGCCGCACTGGAAGGCAAAGCGATCTTCAACGTTCAAAACGCCATGTTTGCTGCCGCCATGGCCTACAGCTTCGGGGTCGATCTGGACAACATCCGGCATGGGTTACGCACCTTCGATACCAGCTATTTCCAGGCGCCGGGGCGCATGAACGTCTATGACGAACATCCGTTCAAGGTCATCCTGGATTACGGCCACAACCCCGCCGCTCTCAACGCGATGGCCGCGTTGGCGGATCAATTGGAGATCAAAGGTCGCCGATTGTGTGTCGTTGCCATGCCCGGCGACCGGCGCGATGAAGATATCATCGACGGAGCTGCCGCGCTGGCCGGGCATTTTGACCATTTCATCTGCAAGGCCGATGACCGCCGCAGAGGCCGAGGACATGATGAAGTACCGCGGATGATGCGTCAGGCACTGATCGACAATGGCGTTGACGACGCATCCATTACGGTTATCCCGGATGAGGTCGAGGCCGTAAATGCCGGGCTGCAACAAGCGGCACCGGGGGATCTGTTGGTAATCTTCGGCGACGACACTACGCGCTGCTGGAAACAGATCATCTATTTCAGCTCTGACGGTGCAACCCCAGATGCCGAGGCTGTACCAAAGACCACGGCCGTCGACACATCCTTCGAGGACATGTTCGAAAACGA contains:
- the cphA gene encoding cyanophycin synthetase, with translation MKIISTNVFVGPNVWASFPVIRHVIDLGILEEWPSAKIGSEFIDALIEALPGLAEHGCSYREPGGFIRRLREDEGTWLGHVLEHCAIEVQNVAGTDVTFGRTRGTGEPGQYNMVYEYRQRDVGLDAGKLAMRLLMNLLPQSLKDLVDYDFDPDFNWDDELRSFVLRAQRKEFGPSTGSLVKAAQERDIPWIRLNSGSLVQFGHGKYQKRIQATITSETKHISVEISCDKEDTHNLLNDLGLPVPQQRMVYSAREAVRAAARIGHPVVVKPLNANHGRGVSINLNSDEEVEAGFAEAKEHSRSRAILVESFVTGFDHRMLVVDNKLVAVAKRVPGHVVGDGTHTIAELVDIVNEDPRRGIGHEKVLTMLEIDTQAMRLMDAAGVTEETVLPDGEIFYLRSTANLSTGGTAIDLTDVVHPDNRDMAERAIMAVGLDVGGVDFLIDDITKSYKDIGGAIVEVNAAPGFRMHVAPSEGQPRDVAGKVIDMLFPANEETRIPIAAITGTNGKTTTSRMLGHIMKTSGKTVGMTSTDGVYVDGKLSVKGDMTGPKSAQIVLRDPMVDFAVMETARGGLVRSGLGYQRSNVAACLNVSADHLGLGGINTVEELAVVKRVVVESATDTAVLNADDINCLKMADYAGADQIFYVTTNPGHSLVKEHIKAGGKAIVLEKGMNGDMLTIYDNGLHIPVLWSHLIPAALEGKAIFNVQNAMFAAAMAYSFGVDLDNIRHGLRTFDTSYFQAPGRMNVYDEHPFKVILDYGHNPAALNAMAALADQLEIKGRRLCVVAMPGDRRDEDIIDGAAALAGHFDHFICKADDRRRGRGHDEVPRMMRQALIDNGVDDASITVIPDEVEAVNAGLQQAAPGDLLVIFGDDTTRCWKQIIYFSSDGATPDAEAVPKTTAVDTSFEDMFENDQNLIRDERGVRLARENSEDAD